The following proteins come from a genomic window of Panicum hallii strain FIL2 chromosome 8, PHallii_v3.1, whole genome shotgun sequence:
- the LOC112903489 gene encoding uncharacterized protein LOC112903489, with protein MAPSRHHLPLLGVTIALCLATLTVAASPDDTTTLAPSPEPEPPQPTAYEMLERYNFTEGILPEGVTGYVLRPDDSFEVYLPGDCSFRAGSMHIRYSSRVAGSIQPMSITGVEGVKVKVLLAWVGVTEVDRDGDQLRFSAGPVSKSFPVDTFAHSPQCS; from the coding sequence ATGGCCCCCAGCAGGCACCATCTCCCCCTCCTCGGCGTGACCATCGCTCTCTGCCTCGCCACTCTCACCGTGGCCGCCTCTCCCGACGACACCACCACCCTGGCTCCctcgccggagccggagccgccACAGCCGACGGCCTACGAGATGCTGGAGCGCTACAACTTCACGGAGGGCATCCTGCCGGAGGGCGTCACGGGGTACGTCCTCCGGCCGGACGACTCCTTCGAGGTGTACCTCCCGGGGGACTGCAGCTTCCGCGCCGGCAGCATGCACATCCGTTACAGCAGCCGCGTCGCCGGCAGCATCCAGCCCATGTCGATCACCGGCGTCGAGGGGGTGAAGGTGAAGGTGCTCCTGGCGTGGGTCGGCGTCACGGAGGTCGACCGCGACGGCGACCAGCTCCGGTTCTCCGCCGGCCCGGTGTCCAAGTCGTTCCCCGTCGACACATTTGCCCACAGCCCACAGTGCAGCTGA
- the LOC112903568 gene encoding transcription factor E2FA-like yields MKLYCDLWLNAANLYDYIQCQRLKQAQDGILDLNSTADKLDFQKRRIYDITNVLEGIGLIEKKLKNRICWKGLDESGTNLDNDLSVLKSEIENLNLQEQALDEHISKMHKKLKELTEDESRQRWLFLTEDDIKGLPCFQNQTLIAIKAPHGSSVEVPNPDVMTGESF; encoded by the exons ATGAAGCTATATTGTGATCTCTG GCTAAATGCAGCAAACCTGTATGACTATATCCAATGTCAAAGGCTCAAGCAGGCTCAAGATGGAATTCTGGATTTGAACAGCACTGCAGATAAGTTAGAT TTTCAAAAAAGGCGCATTTATGACATTACAAATGTCCTTGAGGGAATTGGTTTGATAGAAAAGAAGTTGAAGAATAGAATCTGTTGGAA GGGTTTGGATGAATCAGGAACCAATTTGGATAATGATCTTTCAGTTCTGAAG AGTGAAATTGAAAATCTTAATCTCCAGGAGCAAGCATTAGATGAACATATAAG TAAAATGCATAAGAAGCTGAAGGAGTTAACTGAAGATGAAAGCAGGCAGAG GTGGCTATTTCTTACCGAAGATGACATCAAGGGATTGCCCTGCTTTCAG AACCAAACACTAATTGCAATAAAAGCACCTCATGGATCTTCTGTGGAAGTTCCCAATCCTGATGTG ATGACCGGTGAGAGCTTTTGA
- the LOC112903315 gene encoding uncharacterized protein LOC112903315, producing MAKNHHQVYLLFFLTAAAVAATVSAAAANLTAYEMLERYKFPRGILPQGVQRYVLRPDGSFEVFFSGSGCEFRVGGRYLLRYERRIAGTARAGSIRGLQGVSVKVLFVWLGINEVDRAGDQLNFHVGPLAASFPLRKFAVSPRCRCGFDCATAGDAAVAAS from the coding sequence ATGGCCAAGAACCACCACCAAGTctacctcctcttcttcctcacggccgccgcggtcgccgccaccgtctccgccgccgcggccaacTTGACGGCGTACGAGATGCTGGAGCGGTACAAGTTCCCGCGGGGCATCCTCCCGCAGGGCGTGCAGCGGTACGTGCTCCGGCCCGACGGCTCCTTCGAGGTCTTCTTCTCGGGCAGCGGCTGCGAGTTCCGCGTCGGCGGCCGGTACCTGCTCCGGTACGAGCGGCGCATCGCTGGGACGGCGCGCGCGGGGTCCATCCGCGGCCTGCAGGGCGTCAGCGTGAAGGTGCTCTTCGTGTGGCTCGGCATCAACGaggtggaccgcgccggcgacCAGCTCAACTTCCATGTCGGCCCGCTCGCCGCGTCGTTCCCGCTCCGCAAGTTCGCCGTGAGCCCGCGCTGCCGTTGCGGCTTCGACTGCGCCACCGCAGGAGATGCCGCCGTTGCGGCGTCCTGA